One Streptomyces sp. P9-A2 DNA window includes the following coding sequences:
- a CDS encoding tetratricopeptide repeat protein: MPPRTNDHAPESGRDTGPAEPTGLSGPSASAVTAAPPDPTDTRPDADDRADARTDTGSEAVTHTQPGAEAEAEARTEAGTGTRTGARTEAGARTEAETGTEAETEARTEARTEAGTEAGTEATVRPGSGTETAGSGPGASPPGVRVASLRRFSAAARRSRGAHLTVCAVLLAVAMTAGAVAVGGRDGAQPGARAGTDAAPAAGARSAGVLAGGDLDAGIRALQSHLRAQPRDVSAWANLGLAYVEQARTKGDPSRYPQADRAFDRSLALESGNEQALAGRAALAAARHDFSGALKYADRALEQNPYSERALSSRIDALVELGRYDEAAEAADTADSRRPGVPVFTRYAYVRELRGDVRTAREVLERALEGASAPADVAYVATALGQLAWNQGDHETALTHFARALAADENHLPALEGRARAQAANGDRAGAIGTLEQVVARSPLPGPLVALGELYEARGADGDRTKAADQYALVDAQAALARAGGVNADLDTALAAADHGDPETALRAARAEWDRRHSVHTADALAWALHRSGRSEEALPHARRATATGYRNAAFLHHRGMIELATGHDGDARRSLTAALELNPGFSPLGARAARAALQDLEAAR, from the coding sequence ATGCCTCCGCGTACGAACGACCACGCCCCGGAGAGCGGCCGGGACACCGGGCCGGCGGAGCCCACAGGGCTGTCCGGGCCCTCCGCATCCGCGGTGACCGCCGCACCGCCGGACCCCACGGACACGCGGCCGGACGCCGACGACCGGGCCGACGCCCGCACCGACACCGGGTCCGAGGCCGTCACCCACACTCAGCCGGGGGCCGAGGCCGAGGCCGAGGCCAGGACCGAGGCCGGGACCGGGACCAGGACCGGGGCCAGGACCGAGGCCGGGGCCAGGACCGAGGCCGAGACCGGAACCGAGGCCGAGACCGAGGCCAGGACCGAGGCCAGGACCGAGGCCGGAACCGAGGCCGGAACCGAGGCCACCGTCCGCCCTGGGTCCGGGACCGAGACCGCCGGGTCCGGCCCGGGAGCCTCCCCGCCCGGCGTGCGCGTGGCCTCTCTGCGCCGGTTCTCCGCCGCCGCGCGCCGCTCGCGCGGGGCGCATCTCACGGTGTGCGCCGTGTTGCTGGCGGTCGCGATGACCGCCGGGGCGGTCGCCGTCGGCGGCCGGGACGGAGCACAGCCCGGAGCGCGGGCCGGCACCGATGCCGCTCCCGCGGCCGGGGCGCGCTCGGCCGGTGTACTCGCCGGGGGTGACCTGGACGCGGGGATCCGTGCCCTGCAGTCCCATCTCCGCGCCCAGCCACGGGACGTCAGTGCCTGGGCGAACCTGGGGCTCGCCTACGTCGAGCAGGCGCGGACCAAGGGGGACCCGTCACGCTACCCGCAGGCCGATCGGGCGTTCGACCGCTCCCTCGCACTCGAATCCGGCAATGAACAGGCCCTGGCAGGCCGTGCCGCTCTCGCCGCGGCCCGGCACGACTTCTCCGGCGCCCTGAAGTACGCCGACCGGGCCCTGGAACAGAACCCCTACAGCGAGCGCGCCCTGTCCTCCCGTATCGACGCCCTCGTGGAGCTCGGCCGGTACGACGAGGCCGCCGAGGCCGCCGACACGGCGGACAGCAGGCGGCCGGGGGTGCCCGTCTTCACGCGGTACGCGTACGTGCGGGAACTGCGCGGCGACGTGCGGACCGCGCGCGAGGTGCTGGAGCGGGCCCTGGAGGGCGCGTCCGCGCCCGCCGATGTGGCGTACGTGGCGACCGCGCTCGGCCAACTGGCCTGGAACCAGGGCGACCACGAGACCGCGCTCACCCACTTCGCCCGTGCCCTCGCCGCCGACGAGAACCACCTTCCCGCGTTGGAGGGCCGGGCCCGCGCACAGGCCGCGAACGGTGACCGCGCGGGAGCGATCGGGACGCTGGAACAGGTCGTCGCCCGCTCCCCGCTGCCCGGCCCGCTGGTCGCCCTCGGCGAGCTGTACGAGGCCCGGGGCGCCGACGGCGACCGTACGAAGGCGGCCGACCAGTACGCCCTCGTCGACGCCCAGGCCGCCCTCGCCCGCGCCGGCGGGGTCAACGCCGACCTCGACACCGCGCTCGCCGCCGCAGACCACGGCGACCCCGAAACGGCCCTGCGCGCGGCCCGCGCCGAATGGGACCGCCGGCACAGTGTGCACACCGCGGACGCCCTCGCCTGGGCGTTGCACCGGAGCGGGCGCTCCGAGGAGGCACTCCCCCACGCCCGCCGGGCGACGGCCACCGGCTACCGCAACGCCGCCTTCCTCCACCACCGCGGCATGATCGAGCTCGCCACCGGCCACGACGGCGACGCCCGCCGGTCCCTCACCGCGGCCCTGGAACTGAACCCCGGCTTCTCCCCCCTCGGCGCCCGCGCGGCCCGCGCCGCCCTCCAGGACCTGGAGGCGGCACGGTGA
- a CDS encoding urease accessory protein UreH domain-containing protein encodes MNLRHSPAYGAGSRLATGAAVLAAVCALTLVPATAASAHPLGNFTVNRYDGLVAAPGELRVHHVEDLAEIPATQAKPDVEALGTAEWARRRCAGAARDSEVRVDGRTVPVTVRSSRARVRPGQAGLDTLRVECGLAAPLPEDGTVDVSFRGAGASSGPGWREVTARGDRMTLAASDVPETSMSRELTHYPEELLSSPADTATASLRVRAGGPALAGKDTEAPAASVLPRGADRWTRALDDLVARHDLTAGFAALALLIAVVLGAMHALAPGHGKTLMAATAAARGGRARLRDVLPMAASVTVTHTLGVVALGLLVTAGSAATPSVVAWLGIASGALVTLAGASLLRRALRNRNAAQGHPHHHGHEHGHDHDHGHTHGHDHEHDHGHGHDHGHPQAGGAHPHPTERTRTVERTRTVEHTHGGRTHTHAVAPTLRGTILLGLAGGLVPSPSAVVVLVGAAALGQAWFGLLLVVAYGVGLALTLTAAGYAVVKAGSGVNRLLARRPHWTARPVVALVRRSAPLGSAFVVVALGAGLVFRGAASALG; translated from the coding sequence GTGAACCTCCGCCACTCCCCGGCCTACGGCGCCGGCAGCCGTCTCGCCACCGGTGCCGCCGTCCTCGCCGCCGTCTGCGCGCTCACGCTGGTCCCGGCGACGGCGGCGAGCGCGCATCCGCTCGGCAACTTCACCGTCAACCGGTACGACGGCCTGGTCGCCGCGCCGGGCGAACTCCGCGTCCACCATGTCGAGGACCTCGCCGAGATCCCGGCCACCCAGGCGAAGCCGGACGTCGAGGCACTGGGCACGGCCGAGTGGGCGCGTCGGCGATGCGCCGGAGCCGCCCGCGACAGCGAGGTCCGGGTGGACGGGCGTACGGTCCCGGTCACCGTGCGGAGCAGCCGCGCGCGGGTGCGCCCCGGTCAGGCCGGGCTCGACACGCTGCGCGTGGAGTGCGGGCTGGCCGCTCCGCTGCCCGAGGACGGCACGGTGGACGTCTCCTTCCGCGGGGCCGGGGCGTCCTCGGGTCCCGGCTGGCGGGAGGTCACCGCCCGCGGTGACCGGATGACGCTGGCCGCGTCGGATGTGCCCGAGACGTCGATGTCGCGTGAACTGACGCACTATCCGGAGGAGTTGCTGTCCTCACCGGCCGACACGGCGACCGCGTCCCTCCGGGTGCGCGCGGGCGGGCCGGCGCTGGCGGGGAAGGACACCGAAGCGCCCGCCGCCTCCGTGCTGCCCCGCGGTGCGGACCGGTGGACCCGTGCCCTCGACGACCTCGTCGCCCGGCACGACCTCACGGCGGGGTTCGCGGCGCTCGCGCTGCTGATCGCGGTGGTTCTCGGCGCGATGCACGCGCTCGCGCCGGGTCACGGCAAAACGCTCATGGCCGCGACGGCGGCGGCCCGGGGCGGCAGGGCCCGACTGCGGGACGTCCTGCCGATGGCCGCCTCGGTGACGGTCACCCACACCCTCGGCGTGGTGGCGCTCGGCCTGCTGGTCACGGCCGGTTCGGCCGCCACGCCCTCGGTCGTGGCCTGGCTCGGCATCGCGAGCGGCGCCCTTGTCACCCTGGCGGGCGCGAGTCTCCTGCGCCGGGCCCTGCGCAACCGGAACGCCGCGCAGGGCCACCCGCATCACCACGGGCACGAACACGGGCATGACCACGACCACGGCCACACGCACGGCCATGACCACGAACATGACCACGGCCACGGGCACGACCACGGGCACCCCCAGGCGGGCGGGGCACACCCCCATCCCACCGAGCGCACCCGCACCGTCGAGCGCACCCGCACCGTCGAGCACACCCACGGGGGTCGTACCCACACCCACGCCGTCGCCCCCACGCTGCGCGGCACCATTCTGCTCGGTCTCGCCGGCGGGCTGGTGCCCAGTCCGTCCGCCGTGGTCGTGCTGGTGGGCGCCGCGGCGCTCGGGCAGGCCTGGTTCGGGTTGCTGCTCGTCGTCGCGTACGGCGTCGGACTGGCTCTCACCCTCACCGCCGCCGGGTACGCCGTGGTGAAGGCGGGCAGCGGCGTGAACCGGCTCCTGGCCCGGCGCCCGCACTGGACCGCACGCCCGGTGGTCGCGCTGGTGCGCCGGAGCGCGCCCCTGGGATCGGCGTTCGTCGTCGTGGCCCTGGGAGCCGGATTGGTGTTCAGGGGGGCGGCATCCGCGCTGGGCTGA
- a CDS encoding serine/threonine-protein kinase: MSEEPGSERVIAGRYRLLSPLGEGGMGTVWRARDEVLRREVAVKEVRAPAGLPAPDVERMYARLEREAWAAARIADRNVVTVYDVATEDGRPWIVMELVRGLSLAEVLDAEGPLDPQRAAHVGAEVLAALRAAHGAGVLHRDVKPANVLIANDGRIVLTDFGIATVEGSSALTMTGEVIGSPEFLAPERALGRTPGPESDLWSLGVLLYAAVEGGSPFRQDTPLSTLRAIVDEELPPPRRAGPLAPVIEGLLRKDPAERLSAVRAQQDLRLVGAGGTPSWGGTPGDGTARAGTTGPAPYAPTVPTHAYPHAAPAPRPAPAAPTQPPPSSPSPSTGGTTAARPGRSRRTAVVLVTGVAVLALALAGLTYALLNRGGGTGGTDGRTGGASSSARTGDGGNGTGNDGTTGRTGGPAPATSGHDGEDGEKEGGEESPSPPQSVRVTVKGTHTEYSGACPPPKEQSPSFTATFTVGRLPAEVSYRWVGEDDSVADPGWRTLPFPQGGGRTKQDTVIVTTYLESGTFENSIGVEVRGPVHTMSDPVPFSVTCETETPPDGAYRSPTGSAAAP, from the coding sequence ATGTCCGAGGAACCGGGCAGTGAGCGGGTGATCGCGGGCCGGTACCGGCTGCTGTCACCGCTGGGCGAGGGCGGCATGGGGACCGTGTGGCGGGCCCGTGACGAGGTGCTGCGCCGCGAGGTCGCCGTCAAGGAGGTCCGCGCCCCGGCCGGGCTGCCGGCGCCCGACGTGGAGCGGATGTACGCCCGGCTGGAGCGGGAGGCGTGGGCGGCCGCCCGGATCGCCGACCGCAATGTGGTGACGGTGTACGACGTGGCGACCGAGGACGGACGCCCATGGATCGTCATGGAGCTGGTCCGCGGCCTGTCCCTGGCCGAGGTGCTGGACGCCGAGGGCCCGCTGGACCCCCAGCGTGCCGCGCACGTCGGCGCGGAGGTCCTCGCCGCGCTGCGCGCCGCGCACGGTGCCGGGGTGCTGCACCGCGATGTGAAGCCCGCCAACGTGCTGATCGCGAACGACGGGCGGATCGTGCTCACCGACTTCGGGATCGCCACGGTCGAGGGCAGCTCCGCGCTGACCATGACCGGTGAGGTGATCGGATCACCCGAGTTCCTCGCCCCGGAACGGGCGCTGGGCCGCACCCCCGGTCCCGAGTCCGACCTCTGGTCGCTCGGCGTGCTGCTGTACGCGGCGGTCGAGGGCGGCTCGCCCTTCCGTCAGGACACCCCGCTGAGCACGCTGCGCGCGATCGTCGACGAGGAGCTGCCGCCCCCGCGCCGGGCGGGTCCGCTGGCCCCGGTCATCGAGGGCCTGTTGCGCAAGGACCCGGCCGAGCGGCTGTCCGCGGTGCGGGCACAGCAGGACCTGCGGCTCGTCGGCGCTGGGGGTACCCCCTCCTGGGGAGGCACACCGGGCGACGGTACAGCGCGCGCCGGTACGACGGGACCGGCCCCGTACGCCCCCACCGTGCCCACCCACGCGTACCCGCACGCGGCACCCGCTCCTCGGCCCGCCCCTGCGGCCCCGACGCAGCCCCCGCCCTCGTCACCGTCCCCGTCCACCGGGGGCACTACGGCCGCCCGTCCCGGGCGCAGCCGTCGGACCGCCGTCGTCCTGGTCACGGGCGTGGCCGTACTGGCCCTGGCGCTGGCCGGTCTGACGTACGCGCTGCTGAACCGTGGGGGCGGTACGGGCGGCACGGACGGCCGTACGGGCGGGGCGAGTTCGTCCGCGCGAACCGGTGACGGCGGCAACGGGACCGGGAACGACGGCACGACCGGGCGGACCGGCGGCCCTGCTCCGGCGACCTCCGGGCACGACGGCGAGGACGGCGAGAAGGAGGGCGGCGAGGAGAGTCCCTCACCGCCGCAGTCGGTGCGGGTGACGGTGAAGGGCACGCACACGGAGTACTCCGGCGCCTGCCCTCCGCCGAAGGAGCAGTCGCCCTCGTTCACGGCGACGTTCACGGTGGGGCGGCTGCCCGCGGAGGTGTCCTACCGCTGGGTGGGCGAGGACGACTCGGTGGCCGACCCGGGATGGCGGACGCTGCCGTTCCCGCAGGGCGGCGGGCGCACGAAGCAGGACACGGTGATCGTGACGACGTACCTGGAGTCCGGGACGTTCGAGAACAGCATCGGGGTGGAGGTGCGGGGGCCCGTGCACACGATGTCGGACCCGGTGCCGTTCTCGGTGACGTGTGAGACGGAGACCCCGCCGGACGGGGCCTACCGCTCTCCCACCGGTTCGGCGGCCGCTCCCTGA